Below is a genomic region from Deltaproteobacteria bacterium.
TAGCCGAGCTCGGAGATGCCGTCCTTCACCATCGTCTGGCAGAAGGGGCAGGAGGTCGCGACCAGGTCGGCGCCGCAGGCCTTCGCCTCCTCGACGCGGTTCTGGTTCACCCGCTCGCCGATGTGCTCCTCCATCCACATGCGGGCGCCGCCGGCGCCGCAGCAGAAGCCCTCCTGGCGGTTGCGGGGCATCTCGGTCAGCTCGGCGCCGGTGGCGCGCACCACCGTGTTGCGGGGCGCCTCGTAGACGTCGTTGTGGCGGCCGAGGTAGCAGGCGTCGTGGTAGGTGATCGAGAGGCCCTCGTGGACCCTGGGGTCGAGCTTCACCCGGTGATCCTTGAGCAGCTCCTCGATGAGCTGGCTGTGGTGGATCACCTCGTAGCTCCCGCCGAGGTCCGGGTACTCGTTGGCGATGGTGTTGAAGCAGTGGGGGCAGCCGGTGACGATCTTCTTCACCCCGTAGCCGTTCATCGTCTCGATGAGGCCCATCGCCATCATCTGGTAGAGGTACTCGTTGCCGGCCCGGCGGGCCTGGTCGCCGTTGCAGGTCTCCTCGTTGCCCAGGATGGCGAACTTCACCCCGGCCTCGTGGAGGATCTTGGCGATGGCGAGGGTGTTCTTCTTGGCCCGGTCGTCGAAGGAGCCGGCGCAGCCCACGTAGAAGAGGTACTCGAAGTCGCCGCCCTCGGAGGCCCGGGGGATCTCGAAGTCGAGGCCCTTGGTCCAGGCGTCGCGGTCGCCCGCGGCCACGCCCCAGGGGTTGGACTGGTTCTCCATCCCCTTGAAGGTGCCGGTGAGCTCCTGCGGGAAGCGGCTCTCCACCATGACGAGGTTGCGGCGCATCTCGACGATGCGGGGCACCTGCTCGATGAAGAGCGGGCAGGCCTGCTCGCACCAGCCGCAGGTGGTGCAGGCCCAGACGGTCTCGTCGGGGATCACGCTCGGGTTGAGCTCGGGCAGCTCGCGGCTCTCCTTGTCGGTGACCAGGGGCTTGCCCGGCTTCCAGAGCTTCTCGCCGATGAGCTGCTCGCTGACCTCGTAGGCGTGGTGCTTGAGGGTCTGGTTGAGGCCCTTGAGGGTCAGGGGCTTGGCGGTGACGTAGGTCGGGCAGTGGGTCAGG
It encodes:
- a CDS encoding heterodisulfide reductase-related iron-sulfur binding cluster; this encodes MGVMLLLALGFFAYTMQHRLRLVLALRKENRFDKGAERADALVRFGFGQRRLVQRPDIRAGIAHVLIFFGFLVVSIRTITLVGKGFAIGFDLPLVGAEGALGVAYAWAKDIFSIGVLVGVSLVLYRRLILKSERSEPNLSREALGILAMISYLMLSDMALDGGWVSQKLVEAHTPLAASLAGVYANVGEGALAALNHFWFWTHVAVLLVFLNLLPVGKHFHVVTGLANVYFKKLGPKAKLTTLDLEDEENPYFGAAKLDDLGWKTLWDAYSCTECGRCLTHCPTYVTAKPLTLKGLNQTLKHHAYEVSEQLIGEKLWKPGKPLVTDKESRELPELNPSVIPDETVWACTTCGWCEQACPLFIEQVPRIVEMRRNLVMVESRFPQELTGTFKGMENQSNPWGVAAGDRDAWTKGLDFEIPRASEGGDFEYLFYVGCAGSFDDRAKKNTLAIAKILHEAGVKFAILGNEETCNGDQARRAGNEYLYQMMAMGLIETMNGYGVKKIVTGCPHCFNTIANEYPDLGGSYEVIHHSQLIEELLKDHRVKLDPRVHEGLSITYHDACYLGRHNDVYEAPRNTVVRATGAELTEMPRNRQEGFCCGAGGARMWMEEHIGERVNQNRVEEAKACGADLVATSCPFCQTMVKDGISELGYDEEMTTKDIAELVAEAMVVEKKAELPAATPSGAAAEPAVEPVAEASETPAEA